The Arsenophonus apicola genome window below encodes:
- a CDS encoding type II toxin-antitoxin system RelE family toxin produces the protein MIHKVKFRTDALKEWNSLDRSIQQQFARKLKKCAENPHIPAARLKGMQNCYKIKLRSSGFRLVYQIIKDELIIAVVAVGKREHSEVYKLASKRLR, from the coding sequence ATGATCCATAAAGTTAAGTTCAGAACTGATGCACTTAAAGAATGGAACAGTCTTGATCGTTCCATTCAACAGCAATTCGCCAGGAAGTTGAAGAAATGCGCTGAGAATCCGCATATTCCAGCAGCCAGGCTGAAAGGAATGCAAAATTGCTATAAAATTAAACTCAGATCATCTGGCTTCAGACTTGTTTACCAAATCATCAAGGATGAGTTAATCATTGCAGTTGTTGCCGTTGGAAAACGTGAGCATAGTGAAGTTTATAAACTTGCTAGCAAACGACTGCGTTGA